Below is a genomic region from Listeria swaminathanii.
GCGATACCTGAAATTAACTAACCGAGCAAGTGTATTTGCCCCTTTTAAATCCTTCGCTAAAATCGTTGTACCTAATGCATTTAAAATGACTGGCGAAACTTTTTGGTCAAAAGAAATAACTTCGCTGGCAAGTGCGATAAAAGCAGGTTGATTGCTTAAAGCGTTTTTCGTTGCAGCTGGTAGTTCTCGTGGTTGAATGGTTGAAAGTGGCAAGAAAGTTGCGCGGCCGCTTTTCGTTTTCTTCAAGAAACTGATAGCTTCACGAGCAACACGGTCATCTTCTACAACAACATTCTGCGCACTGGCTCCAAGCGCTGTTTCCATTGCTTGTTGGTATTTCGCTGGAATTTCAACGAGTTCAACTAGCGCACCGAGAATGCCTGGAATTTCTTTTTTCGCTTTTAAGACTTCGCGAACACCTTGGAAAAATCCGGCATAATCATCCGCCAATTCTTCTAGGGTTTCTTTTCGCGATTTCATTTGCTGCACTGTTTCATAATGTTTATAAAGTGCGCGTTCCTGTGTTCCAAAAACGCCTTCTTGTTTGGCCAATGTTTGCTGCACTTCACGGTAAATTTCCATTTGTTCCGTGAGCTCGCTCTGGATTTTCGTTAAATGGGTTTTCGTTGTTTCGATTTGCGATAGCATATCTTTTCTATCATCGACATGGTGACTATTTTCTAAATCTAATTTGTCAATTCGGCTAGTAATTTGGCCAATTTGGCGTTCGATATAACCTAAGTCATTATTGATTGTCGTTTGCGTGTGGCGCAGATCAATATAATCACTTTTCCGGTTTTCAATTGCTTCTTCGGACAAATCATCATATTTGGCAAGTGTCGCTTCTAGCTCTTTTTTCGCTCTCACGGCAATTTCTAGTGCTGTTTCTTTTTCGAGTTTCGAACTACTTAGGACTTCTTTTTGCTCTTCTAAAGCAGTAATTTTTTCGGTGATTGCTGCTAAAGTTTCCGCGTATACTTGTTCATTTTCGCTACTATGTTTTTTACGTTCTAATTGAAGATTGCGTTCCCCTTCTAGTTGTTCGAGTTTTTCTGTTTCCACCAAAAGGCGTTCTTGTAAAGTATCTAGCGCAATATCGGTTTCATTCAGCGCTTGTTTTTCACGTGAAATAACCGCTTCTTCGGCATGTAATTCTTCGCGCAACTTAATTAAAACAGTTTGGTTTTCGCCAAATTCTTTGCGTACTTCGGCTAGTTTGGTTGTTAGAGAGCTGATTTCGCTCGCTAGTAAGGTCACTTCGTATTTTTCCAGTTCTTCTTGTTGGAATAAGTAATCTTTGGCAATGGAAGCTTGCATTTCCAGTGGCTCTAGTTGCCCTTCTAACTCATACAAAATATCTTGAACGCGGTTTAAATTTTCTTCCGTTTCAAATAATTTATTTTCTGCTTGTTTTTTACGATGCTTATATTTTAATACGCCGGCTGCTTCTTCAAAAATCGAGCGACGTTCTTCTGGTTTACTATTCAGGATTTCATCAATTTTCCCTTGCGAAATAATCGAAAAAGATTCCCGTCCAAGTCCAGAATCCATAAATAAATCAACAATATCTTTCAGTCGACAATTCTCTTTATTAATTAAAAATTCACTATCACCATTACGGTAAATCCGTCTTGTAACAGCTACTTCGCTATAATCAAGTGGTAAAAAATGGTCTTCATTTTCGAGAATAAGCGATACTTCCGCAAAATTAATTGGCTTACGCGTATCACTTCCAGCAAAAATAACGTCACCCATTCGGCCACCACGGAGCGATTTAGCGGACTGCTCACCAAGTACCCAGCGGATTGCTTCTGTAATATTACTTTTCCCGCTGCCATTTGGTCCTACAACTGCAGTCATGCCGGGCACGAAATCTATCGCAACTTTGTCAGCAAAGGATTTAAAGCCATTCATTTCTAATCGTTTTAATAACATGTCCGGACACCTCCATTTTTGTTTATCTGTGTGTTAGTTGGTTTATAGCGAATTGTGCCGCACTTTGTTCCGCTTGTTTTTTTGTTCTGCCGCTGCCTTTTCCAAGTACTTGTCCATTAACAATTACTTGCGCATCGAATGCTTTATTGTGCGCTGGTCCTGTTTCACCAAGGATATCATATTCGATCAAGACGTCGCGGTCCCGTTGAACAATTTCTTGCAGTTGCGTTTTATAATCAACTGTTTGTAGATATGCCCCTGCATCAATCTTCGGAAAAATCACGCGTTCTAAAAATGTAACGACTTTATCGATGCCATTATCTAAATAAAGCGCACCGATGAACGATTCGAATACATCTGCAAGAAGCGCTGGACGAGTTCTCCCGCCTGCTTTTTCTTCCCCTTTACCAAGTCGAACATATTTGGAAAAGTGGACTGCTTCGGCAAACTCAACTAAAGAAGGCTCACAAACAATTGCTGCGCGCATTTTTGTCATGTGTCCTTCTGCCATTTCTGGGTATTTATTAAAAAGATAATCCGATACAGTCAGTTCAAGTACTGCATCACCAAGAAACTCTAGGCGTTCATTATCTTTCACATTTTCCCGGCGGTGTTCATTGACGTACGAGGAATGTGTAAATGCTTGTTTTAATAATTCTACATCTTTAAAATCAAAGCCAACACTTTCTTGTAATTCTTCCCATTGATTCATTTCACTTGCCCCTCTCATTACTAATAAGCAAGTTCATTTTCTAAACAGCTACGAGCAAAAAGCTGCTTAGAAAATGAACCAACAAATCTTCTTAACCTTGAAAAAGAGGCTACCTGTACTACCTATCTCGCGTGCGGAAGTTACCACAGCAAAGATAAGTAACACGGGCACCCTCATTTATCCGGTCACATAAAGTTTTATGCGTTTGCCTCTATGTACTTCACTGCATCACCAACTGTGTTAATGTTTTCAGCGTCGCCATCAGAGATTTCAACTCCGAACTCGTCTTCAAGTTCCATTACTAATTCAACAACATCTAGGGAATCAGCACCTAGATCTTCTTTGAAGGAAGCTTCTAAAGTTACTTTGGATTCCTCGACACCTAAACGGTCTACGATGATTTTTGTAACTTTTTCTAATACTTCTGCCATTTTTCACTTCACCTCCCTCCAAGTATTATATAGGATTATTTCTCCTACGTAAACAAAAATATTTAAAGTAATGCGAGCCAAGTTAATTCGCATTCATTAACCCATTTTACATCACCATGCCGCCATCAACGGATAGTGTTTGACCAGTAATATACTTCGATGCATCGCTTGCTAAGAAAAGAACCGCATTCGCAATATCTTCTGTCGTTCCGTATGCACCAAGCGGAATTTGTGCTAACATAGCTTCTTTTGTTTTCTCGTCTAATTTGTCGGTCATTTCCGTTGTAATAAAACCTGGAGCGACAGCATTCACGTTAATTCCACGTGGAGCTAATTCACGAGCAGTTGTTTTTGTAAGGCCGATAACACCAGCTTTACTTGCTACATAGTTCGCTTGTCCAGCGTTACCAATTAAACCAACAACAGATGCCATATTAATAATTTTACCAGCGCGTTGTTTCATCATAGTACGTGTCACTGCTTTAGTGCAAAGGAAGGTTCCTTTTAGGTTGATATTAATCACATCGTCCCACTCTTCTTCTTTCATGCGCATTAACAGATTATCACGAGTAACTCCCGCATTATTTACTAAAATGTCGACACGACCAAAGCGCTCAATTGCTTGTTTGAAAAACGCATCCACGTCTTCCGCAATGGCTACGTTTGCTTTCATCGCTTCTACTTCCACGCCATGTTCGGCAACCAGTTTCGCTGTTTCTTCTGCAGCTTCTGGGCTACCATTGTAATTGAAGAAAATATTCGCGCCTTCTTTGGCTAAATGGATGGCGATGTCACGACCGATTCCGCGCGAGCCACCTGTTACTACTGCTACTTTGCCTTGTAAAGTCATTGATTATTCTCCTTTCAAAGTCGCCGCAACGCTTTTCACTGATTCCACATCACCTGCGGACAGTACAGTCACATCACGATTGATTTTTTTAATTAAACCAGCTAAAACTTTTCCAGAACCAATTTCAACAAATGTATCTACGCCGTTTTTAATTAGTTCTTCGACGATATCTTCCCATAATACTGGGGAATAGATTTGTTTGATTAGTTTATCGCTAATTTCAGCTTTGTCTGTTGTTTGTTTAGCATCAACATTGTTAACAACCGGAATGTTACCATCAGAAATCGTTACTTCTGCTAAAATATCACGGAAAGCAAGTGCGGCTGGTTCCATTAAGCTAGAGTGGAAAGGTCCGCTAACTGCAAGTGGTAATACGCGTTTTGCGCCGCTTGCTTTGGCTTTTTCACCAGCTTTTTCAACGCCAGCAGTTGTTCCTGAGATAACGATTTGGCCTGGGCAGTTAAGGTTTGCTAATTGCACTGCATCGCCTTCTCTAGTTACTTCTTCAGTGATTGTTTTTAATGTCGCACGGTCTAAACCAAGAACGGCAGCCATTGCGCCGGCACCATTTGGTACAGCAGCTTCCATTAATTCACCGCGTTTACGTACAAGATAAATCGCATCACTTGCTTCTAAAAATCCACCTGCTACAAGAGCGCTATATTCACCGAGGCTATGGCCTGCCACGTAATCCGCTTTGACGTCGTATGTTTCTAATGCGCGTAAAATCGCTACACTTGTGGAAACTAGTGCTGGTTGCGCATTTTCAGATTTTGTTAATAGTTCGATTGGTCCTTCTGTAATTAGATCTGTGATTGAAAAACCTAATCTTTCGTCAGCATCATCATAGATTTTTTTTGCTGCAGGATATTCTGCTGCTACATCTTGCCCCATGCCAATTTTTTGTGCTCCTTGACCGGGAAATACGAATGCGATTTTAGTCATTTGCTTCTGTTCCTCCTACTTTTACTTTATCTACTTCTGCTTTAATTGTTTCTACTACTTGTTTTTCAACCATTTCACGTACTTGGCGGATAGTGGTGAAAATACCATTTGCATTAGATGAACCGTGTGCTTTTACAACTGGAGCTTGAACACCAAATAAACAAGCACCACCGTATTCGCTATAATCCATTTTTGCTTTAAGTTCCATTAAATCTTTTTTCAGGAAGCTTGCTGCGACTTTATTTTTAAAGCCATTTAGTAAACTCATTTTGAGCATACTTAGGAAAGCAGCACCTGTTCCTTCGATGGATTTTAGTACCATGTTTCCAGTAAAGCCATCTGTCACAACGACATCGGCTACGTCCATTAATAAGTCGCGCGCTTCGATGTTGCCGATAAATTCATAAGCATCTTGATTTTTCATTAACTCAAATGATTTTTTCGTTAAGTCGTTTCCTTTTGTTTCTTCTGTTCCGATATTTAAAAGTGCTACGCGTGGACGTTCGATTTTACGTACTTTTTCTGCGTAAACCGAGCCCATTAAGCCAAATTGTAGTAAATGTTCTGGTTTTGCTTCTGCGTTTGCACCTAAATCAAGCATCACGAAGCCTTTTCCAGTAACAGTTGGCAGTGTTGGAGCAAGTGCTGGACGGTCAATACCTTTAATGCGTCCAATAACGAAGAGTCCAGTCGACATTAATGCGCCTGTGTTCCCAGCGGAGATACATGCGTCAGCTTCCCCGTCTTTTACTGCTTGGGCAGCAAGAACCATGGATGCTTTTTTCTTCCGTTTTACAGCGCGTACTGGTTCATCGTCGCTTTCAATTTTTTCATCGGTATGTATGATTTTCACACGTGTTTTATCTGTTAAATATTCGTTTATTTTGTTTTCGTCTCCAAAAAGAAGAATTTCGATATCTTTATATTGGGCCACAGCTTGCATAACACCTAAAACAATTTCTTTTGGTGCGTGATCTCCGCCCATCGCATCTACAGCAATTTTCATTATACGTCAGTCCTTTATTTTCATTTTTGCGTTGCGTGATACATTTCAAACTTGCCTTTAAGTACAATTTCATCTCCAACATAGCTTTTAACATCTACTATCGTAATAGCTCTGTTGTCTGTTGCCGGACGTACTTTTGCTTTTGCGATGATGCGTTCTCCTTCATTTACAGAACGTACAAAGCGAACAGTTGCTTGTGTAGTTAAAGCTAGTTCATTTGGGATGACTGCGGTTGCTAAGGAATTAGCTTGGGCAAACAAATGGTGCCCACGAGCGATTTTATTTCGTTTAAAAACATGCTCACTTCGCACATCAAAAATCGAAATGGCGCTCTTGCTAAGTTGAATATCAATAATTTCACCAATCACTTCATCGATGGGAAGGCTTTTTACTGCATCGGCATAATTGACACTCGCAACATGTTTGATTCGCTCTCTGAGTTCTGGAATAGAAAGTGCTACTCTATCTAAACGAATAGTTTGTACACTAACCCCAAATTTCTCAGCAAGTTGCTCATCTGTTATAAAAGGATTTTCTTCAATAGCAACTTGAAGTTTCATTTGACGATCCTTCTTAGAATATTTTTTCATGCACGTATCCTCATCTCTTTTTTGTGAAAGGTATTAATACCAGCTACTAAACAGTAGTTAAAAAAAGGAAGTTACCTCCGTAGGATAACATTCAGCACTTCCTTGTATTTTATTGGTACTTTAATATGTTATTAAAAATCGAGCAAAGTTGCAAGTTTTTTTAAAGATTGTTACATAGGTTTAATCTAGTTTTTGTTCGGTAAAGACGCCCTCTTCCTCAAGAAGAGTCACTAATTTTTGATAGAGTTTATTTTCTAGCATGTTTTCTTCAAAGATCATATGAACGGCATCTTGGCGCGCAATTTCTAGTACGCGGTAATCATGAACCATGTCTGCTACTTTGAATTCTGGAACACCACTTTGTTTTCGACCGAAGAAATCCCCTGGTCCGCGAAGTTCTAGGTCGCGTTCGCTGACAACGAAGCCGTCATTAGTTTCCGACATAATCATCATACGTTCTTTACCAACTTCGGTTTTTGGATCCGCAATTAAAATACAATACGATTGATCGGCCCCACGTCCAACCCGACCTCTTAATTGATGCAACTGCGCTAAACCAAAACGGTCGGCATCGTAAATGACCATCATCGTAGCATTTGGAACGTTTACGCCAACTTCGACTACCGTTGTTGAGACAAGGCAATCAATTTTTTTATCATTAAAGTCGCGCATGATTTGTTCTTTGTCGGCCGGTAATAACTTACCATGCATCAGTCCGGGGATATATTTAGTACCCCATTTGTTTTGTAAAATATTGAAAACGTCTATCGCATTTTGCACATCGAGTTTTTCGGATTCTTCAATCAGCGGGCAAATAATGTAAACTTGGTGCCCTTTCTCGATTTCTTTTTCCATAAAGCCGATGACGCGATCAAGCATTTGATGTTTGACCCAGTAGGTTTCAATTTCTTTTCGACCAGCAGGAAGTTCATCGATAATCGATACATCCATTTCGCCAAATGCTGTAATTGCAAGCGTTCTAGGGATTGGAGTAGCTGTCATAAATAACACATCCGGATATTCACCTTTTTCGCGAAGAACCCGGCGCTGCGCTACGCCAAACCGGTGCTGCTCATCAGTAATAACTAAACCTAGACGGTGATAAATTACTTCATCTTGAATTAATGCATGTGTTCCAATTAAAACATCAATCGAGCCATTTTCAAGCATTGCGAGTAGCTCTCTGCGTTGCTTTCCTTTTACGCTACTAGTAAGTAAGCCAACTGTGATATCAAATGGTTGCAATAGCTCTACTAATGAATTAGCGTGTTGTTCGGCTAAAATTTCGGTCGGTACCATTAAGGCACTTTGGAAGCCACTTTTGGCGGCGGCATACATTGCAATCGAGGCTACGACTGTTTTCCCTGAACCAACATCACCTTGTAGCAAACGGTTCATATGGAAATGCGATAACATATCC
It encodes:
- the fabD gene encoding ACP S-malonyltransferase; this translates as MTKIAFVFPGQGAQKIGMGQDVAAEYPAAKKIYDDADERLGFSITDLITEGPIELLTKSENAQPALVSTSVAILRALETYDVKADYVAGHSLGEYSALVAGGFLEASDAIYLVRKRGELMEAAVPNGAGAMAAVLGLDRATLKTITEEVTREGDAVQLANLNCPGQIVISGTTAGVEKAGEKAKASGAKRVLPLAVSGPFHSSLMEPAALAFRDILAEVTISDGNIPVVNNVDAKQTTDKAEISDKLIKQIYSPVLWEDIVEELIKNGVDTFVEIGSGKVLAGLIKKINRDVTVLSAGDVESVKSVAATLKGE
- the fabG gene encoding 3-oxoacyl-[acyl-carrier-protein] reductase, whose protein sequence is MTLQGKVAVVTGGSRGIGRDIAIHLAKEGANIFFNYNGSPEAAEETAKLVAEHGVEVEAMKANVAIAEDVDAFFKQAIERFGRVDILVNNAGVTRDNLLMRMKEEEWDDVININLKGTFLCTKAVTRTMMKQRAGKIINMASVVGLIGNAGQANYVASKAGVIGLTKTTARELAPRGINVNAVAPGFITTEMTDKLDEKTKEAMLAQIPLGAYGTTEDIANAVLFLASDASKYITGQTLSVDGGMVM
- the smc gene encoding chromosome segregation protein SMC, encoding MLLKRLEMNGFKSFADKVAIDFVPGMTAVVGPNGSGKSNITEAIRWVLGEQSAKSLRGGRMGDVIFAGSDTRKPINFAEVSLILENEDHFLPLDYSEVAVTRRIYRNGDSEFLINKENCRLKDIVDLFMDSGLGRESFSIISQGKIDEILNSKPEERRSIFEEAAGVLKYKHRKKQAENKLFETEENLNRVQDILYELEGQLEPLEMQASIAKDYLFQQEELEKYEVTLLASEISSLTTKLAEVRKEFGENQTVLIKLREELHAEEAVISREKQALNETDIALDTLQERLLVETEKLEQLEGERNLQLERKKHSSENEQVYAETLAAITEKITALEEQKEVLSSSKLEKETALEIAVRAKKELEATLAKYDDLSEEAIENRKSDYIDLRHTQTTINNDLGYIERQIGQITSRIDKLDLENSHHVDDRKDMLSQIETTKTHLTKIQSELTEQMEIYREVQQTLAKQEGVFGTQERALYKHYETVQQMKSRKETLEELADDYAGFFQGVREVLKAKKEIPGILGALVELVEIPAKYQQAMETALGASAQNVVVEDDRVAREAISFLKKTKSGRATFLPLSTIQPRELPAATKNALSNQPAFIALASEVISFDQKVSPVILNALGTTILAKDLKGANTLARLVNFRYRIVTLEGDVVNAGGSMTGGATKGGKSSILTRKHELGQLAEKIAELNESTREMESAVQLAKDSMAKKREELEETRGIGENLRLQEKELLGKLDRETENLERFNKQLQLYDIEKADGSEELNKLLERKETLLQEQIEIAKQIEATDEEIKAMTSSSKALESKRAADLESLSSLKAQIAAKREQLQSATEAVERVTTTLHENYEQKEAAEQKLVSLKTNLTTVHTSEESARKSIEELRKDKAETSEKLTQTRQTRAELQEKLELLEAELTQKNNQISFYMEQKNNAEISIGRLEVDITNRIDRLQEAYLLTPEQAEEKILPEVDTEQARSKVRLLKRSIDELGIVNIGAIEEFERIQERFDFLTGQQADLLAAKETLFKVMDEMDEEMKIRFSESFEAIKTQFAIVFPELFGGGSAELVLIDPENLLTTGIDIVVQPPGKKLQNLSLRSGGERALTAIALLFAIIRVRPVPFCILDEVEAALDEANVTRFSRYLKQFESGTQFIVITHRKGTMEEADVLYGVTMQESGVSKLVSVRLEETAELIK
- the rnc gene encoding ribonuclease III, producing MNQWEELQESVGFDFKDVELLKQAFTHSSYVNEHRRENVKDNERLEFLGDAVLELTVSDYLFNKYPEMAEGHMTKMRAAIVCEPSLVEFAEAVHFSKYVRLGKGEEKAGGRTRPALLADVFESFIGALYLDNGIDKVVTFLERVIFPKIDAGAYLQTVDYKTQLQEIVQRDRDVLIEYDILGETGPAHNKAFDAQVIVNGQVLGKGSGRTKKQAEQSAAQFAINQLTHR
- the plsX gene encoding phosphate acyltransferase PlsX translates to MKIAVDAMGGDHAPKEIVLGVMQAVAQYKDIEILLFGDENKINEYLTDKTRVKIIHTDEKIESDDEPVRAVKRKKKASMVLAAQAVKDGEADACISAGNTGALMSTGLFVIGRIKGIDRPALAPTLPTVTGKGFVMLDLGANAEAKPEHLLQFGLMGSVYAEKVRKIERPRVALLNIGTEETKGNDLTKKSFELMKNQDAYEFIGNIEARDLLMDVADVVVTDGFTGNMVLKSIEGTGAAFLSMLKMSLLNGFKNKVAASFLKKDLMELKAKMDYSEYGGACLFGVQAPVVKAHGSSNANGIFTTIRQVREMVEKQVVETIKAEVDKVKVGGTEAND
- the fapR gene encoding transcription factor FapR; translation: MKKYSKKDRQMKLQVAIEENPFITDEQLAEKFGVSVQTIRLDRVALSIPELRERIKHVASVNYADAVKSLPIDEVIGEIIDIQLSKSAISIFDVRSEHVFKRNKIARGHHLFAQANSLATAVIPNELALTTQATVRFVRSVNEGERIIAKAKVRPATDNRAITIVDVKSYVGDEIVLKGKFEMYHATQK
- a CDS encoding acyl carrier protein, with amino-acid sequence MAEVLEKVTKIIVDRLGVEESKVTLEASFKEDLGADSLDVVELVMELEDEFGVEISDGDAENINTVGDAVKYIEANA
- the recG gene encoding ATP-dependent DNA helicase RecG, producing MSELKRIPTTEIKGIGEETAKTLKELGLSTVHDLLWNFPYRYEDYRLRDLSEVAHEERITIQGEVLTEATVAFYGRKKSKLSFRVSTEGQVIKIDFFNQPYLKSKISVGETVTISGKWDKSRAQVTASKIKIGAVENEEELEGVYRLKGTLRNKTMQKYTRLAFDAYSSDIEEVIPANLLEKYQLMDRLEAVRILHFPKNNEELKQARRRMVYEEFLLFQLKMQFFRKIEREKSGGISINYDVEDLRHYIESLPFPLTKAQKRVVNEICGDMLSHFHMNRLLQGDVGSGKTVVASIAMYAAAKSGFQSALMVPTEILAEQHANSLVELLQPFDITVGLLTSSVKGKQRRELLAMLENGSIDVLIGTHALIQDEVIYHRLGLVITDEQHRFGVAQRRVLREKGEYPDVLFMTATPIPRTLAITAFGEMDVSIIDELPAGRKEIETYWVKHQMLDRVIGFMEKEIEKGHQVYIICPLIEESEKLDVQNAIDVFNILQNKWGTKYIPGLMHGKLLPADKEQIMRDFNDKKIDCLVSTTVVEVGVNVPNATMMVIYDADRFGLAQLHQLRGRVGRGADQSYCILIADPKTEVGKERMMIMSETNDGFVVSERDLELRGPGDFFGRKQSGVPEFKVADMVHDYRVLEIARQDAVHMIFEENMLENKLYQKLVTLLEEEGVFTEQKLD